In Risungbinella massiliensis, the genomic stretch GTTTTTCTTCATCTACTCTAGATGCTTTCGTGTTAAAAAATACAGTGTACATGTTCCGATTATGCAAACAGAACTCAATAAATTCTTTGCTTACACCTTTTAACTTTTCCTCTGGTACGAGATCTGTTCGAAGCAGTAAATCCGACATTTTTTGTTTTAATTTTTCTAATGGAGGCATGGACAACTGATAAAGCAGTGTCTCTTTGTCCTTGAAATATAAATAGATCGTGGTATGGGAGCATCCTGCTTTTTTGGCAATCTCTCGCATCGTCACAGTATCAAAGCCTTTTTCTGCAAAAAGCGTTCCTGCTGCTGATAAAATCCCTCTTTTCGTTTCCTCAGAGCGTAGTTCTTGTCTGCTTACCATAGCTTAGCTCACCTTCATACATTTTTGTTATAACCACTGGTTAGTAACCTATGGTTATAATATAACCGATGGTTAGTTTCGTTGTCAATATTCAGATCAAATAAAATGAAGCTCCATTAATTGGAGTTTTCTTTATCCCCCACTGATGCTTAGTTGAACCGATCGGACCTTTACGTTCAGTTGTCCCCCACCCATCTTCCTTGCTTCCTCCCATTCTAGAGGTGGGAGTCTTACTACCCGTTAAGAGTGGGATAAATCGAAAAGCGGCTAAGGCCATACAAAAAAGACCCCTCTTACTTCTAAAGAGGGGTCTATGAACTATAACCTATTCAGCTACTATCTCTACAATTCGAAAAACCATATCATCGGATAGCTCTACTTCCATTGCCCGACCAATATCGTTTTCTTCTACCATGTTTCTTTCGTCTCGATGAAAAATGGCTCCATTATAGCTCACTAAACCAGTATTAAGCTCATAGGGTATTCAATCGTTCTAGGTTCCACGAAGTTACCGATATTACAGATATTACTTGCTGTTTAGTGAAGCTTAGGTTCCCCTAGACAATGCTCAAAAAGAGCACATACCGTACGATATGAGTCATCTTGCAATACTTGTCCAAACGCGTATTTTTCCTGTTGTAGTGGAATAACAAAAATGTCTCCTACTTTCCACCTTTGTGACTTTGGGGGAATCCAATTATTCATAATGTTGATGGCTTTAGTTCGTATTTCCTCTTCTTCTTCTTTTTTTAAGGCTTTGGTACGTTGTAGTATCCAGATTGCCAACTCCAAGAGATCTTCTGCTCGTTTACTTCTGGCCACGAAACACTGAGATTCAGAATCTAATTCTATCTTCCATCTACCAGAAGATTCTTTTCTCTTCTTCTTTACGATATCTTCCACTTCATAGTTATTAATAACTCCAAAATAGTCTGCTAAATCTTGCGAGATATAGTAATAGTTAATATTGTAAGCTGGTAATTCCAACCCCATAAAACCTATATGTAGTCTTGCATTTTGAGAGTCTAAGTAAATTTCTATATATGTCACCCCTTAATACCTTCTCAATTCAGAATTAATTATATACCTATAACCACTATCCCTTAAATTGTGACTTACCAAACTGACTAAAACGCTCAATCCATCCATCTTCTGTATATAACTCACCAGGCAACCCATCACTTATTTCTGCTAAATTCAGCTTGGTTCCTTCCACTTCTAATACCAAAGCCACTGTAATTTCCTGCTCCAAATGCCATAGGAAATAATGCAACGTGGAATCTACCAGTTCTTTTCCCAATTCCCTTAACAACTTTTGGTCCATATCCTGAGTTGCTTCATAAATCTTTTTCGAACCCTCATCCTTCATCTTTCCATCTAGAGTGTCGGAATATTGATTTAAAACAAAATCTCTCACATTTGTCATCAAAGACTTACCAAAAGTATCAAGTACCTGTTGGCGATCCATTTTCTCTCTCCTCAAGCCATATATTGAACTTTTCAACACATGCTACAACCTGATAACTGCATCCTTCTGTACGATCCGGTACACTACTTATCTGAAAACTCCCCTATCGTCGACTGCCACAGCAAGTCCTCTATTTTATGGACAACCTCTTCCCTACTTCTTGTCTCATACGAGACTAATGGATTCTCCCAATCACAATCTTTTAATAACTCTAACCCATACTGTCCATCTAACTCCGCTTCTGGATACTCAGATCGAGTACTAAGTTGTCTTGCTCCATACTCATTTGCAATAAACTCACATTGAAATAGTGCATTCTATCTAAGTAATCCATCTCGTTCATCTATTCAGGATCTTTGGTACTGAATTTGTTGAGACCCACTTTCCAACATGCTGGTATTTGGAGTGGTTGCAAATCTGGTATTGTTGATTTTTTATTCATTCGATTATATTTACCCATACAAACTCCTTTAAAAGTTGGCTTTTATACTAAACCAATAGCCTATTCAAATTTACTTGTGCTAACTCCCATTGTAATACTACCCTCATGGTATAACTCCAAAATAATAGCTTTTTGCGGATGATATAAAAATTGATCTGAGCCAATACATTCAACCAGTTCAATAGAGGAAAAGATGCTATCTAACTTCGCTTGGAGAACAGGGTCGTCCCCATAACCCCATAAAATATAGACCCGATCGTTTGATAAATCCATGTTCTTCTCAAAGTAAGACCGAGCCTCATCGATAGATTGGAAAGTATGTTTGTTACTCATTACATTCCAGTCAACCTGACCCCAGAAGGTAAAAGGAAAATCGATCTGCATACGAGAGTAAATCTCTTCTGAATCACTATCAGATAGGATCGACACATCCGGTTGAAGGCTTTCCACGCATTCCAGAAAGAGCGGACTATAACTTCTGGGTCGGTTTTGTTTCTGTTGCTGGATCAACTCTTGCATCCTTTTCTTTCTCCACTCACGATTCATTTCGCTACTCCTCATTTATATTCAAATGTAACAGTTGCTTATTATGTTAGATGAATCTTTCTTTGTGATCTATATCTTTCAAGACAAGGAATGCACTTCCCTCGAAAATCCAATACTAATCCTGCACAAACAGAAGGGGGCATACGAAATGCAACTATCTTTAAGTGAAATGAACATACTCTCCACTTGTCTTGAAAAAGAACAAGCAAAGTTAATAAATGCAGGTGCGAACTCTTCCGAATCTCAATCAAGACTACAGATCATTTCGCAACTACAGAAAAAGTTGCGTGATCTATCCGCAGATCTTAGTCAAGAAGAACAGAATCTGATCCAATCACTTTTACAAGAAGAACAATCACACTTACATGGACACGAAATGTCGGAGTACGAAACAATTCAACAAAAATTAGATCAATGATTGCTAAAACTCTAGGCTAGTTATGAGTCTTAGGCTCCCTAGAGTTTTATTTTTCATCGTTGCAAAATCTGTGAAGTTGTTTTGTATAATAACGCATTCAAAAGAAAAACTTATTCATATATAAAAAAGGAGATCGAACAATGCATGTACAACGAGCACAAGAAATTGCAGCTTCACCAGTTATGGCAAACGTTACGTTTAATGGCGAACGTATCTATATTCAACATGTAGATGATCATAATCAAACAGCAAGGATCTTCCCTCTAGATCAACCTGAAAGAGAACAAACCGTTTCTTTAAATGATTTGACAGAGCATTAAGAGATTACATCAAAAAATAGGTACACTCTAGGTTCGTCATATTATGACATTCCTAGAGTGTTTTCTATTTAAAACCAGTTTCATGCCTGAACAAATCAATCCGCAAAATATCATTGTATATAAATTACTGTTAACTAATAGCTTAAAGCAAAACAAACAAAACCTACATTTTTATCTGAACTCATGCAATTTTCAAATGGTATTTTTCTAAAAACACCATATTTTCGTCATTGGATATACTTCGTTCTTTCGATATGATAAATGAGTCATGTCTTAATTAGCATACCTTCTCATAACATTTTAATCTATCTCTCTTGATAAAAAGTAACCTAAATAGAGGGTAACCCAAACAGAAAGAGGTGTGTAACGGAACTACCGTAATTTAATGTAGTTCCTGTCTAGTATGGAACCAAGATCAAGAAGAGCAAGTAGGCAAAAGAAAAGCGATAACAATGGTATTGGGAAGATAGCGGCTGTGATAGTAGTCTCCACTCTATTAATAGGATTGGCTATCTTTTTCGCCATTAATCAAGAGGACAAAGGTGCAAAAAATGCCTCTGAGGAAACAAAAAAAGAAACAACACCCTCTACAACGGAACCAACCAAACCAAGTTCATCTGAACCACAAATTGAACTAACAGAAATTCAAATGTTGGTAAACAAAGAACATGGACTCGATGAAGATTATGTTCCTCCCGATCTGATTGTGCCGAAAATAAAATTTGTCTACCAGACAGCAGAGATCAAACAGATGCAACGGGTAGCTGCAGAGTCATTGGAAAAAATGTTTGAGGCAGCAAAACAGGATGGTCTTCCACTGGCAGGGGTATCTGGTTACCGGTCGTATAAGACACAAAAGATCTTGTATAACAACTATGTCAAACGAGATGGGCAAGAAGCAGCAGACCGTTATTCCGCCAAACCTGGACATAGTGAGCATATGACCGGACTGACGATGGATATCGCTGGATACAGCGGCAAATGTGCAGCGTCCGATTGCTTCCATAATACCAAGGAAGCCCAATGGCTGAAGGATAATGCTTATAAATATGGATTCATTCTCCGCTATCCACCAGGCAAAGAAGAGATTACGGGCTATAAACATGAATCCTGGCATTATCGGTATGTAGGCGAACCACTTGCAAAATTTATCTATGAAAAACAGATTACATTAGAGGAATATTACGAAACGTATGCGAAAAAGTAATTTCAAAGGCAGCTACGATTATCTCGTTTGCTGCTTTTCTTTTTAGATCCGATCAATCTGAATTTTTGGTCGATAGAAAGGACTTAATCTTTTGAAACGTGTGAGAAAACCTTTTATGACTGCTTCTTTTTTGCTGATTACTCTACTATTTGTCTATGTAGACCGTGAGGAGAGTCCATATGCAATGAGTCAAGAGAAGAAAGAAGTGGAAGTACCAGAACCATCAGTGCAAGCTGATCCTGTGCTGAAGAAGGAAAGTACACCGATCCCTAATAAGTCTGCTAGTCCGAAGCAGAAGGTTGCCTCTTCCAAACAATCTCCTTCGATTCAGATTACTTCCATCCAAAGGCTAGTCAATAAACAAAATGGATTGCCACCTGAATATGTTCCGCCTAATCTTTCGGAACCACGTGTTGCTTTTCTTACACAAAGTTCGGAACGAAAGAAAATGCAAAAAGTGGCAGCTACGGCTTTAGAAAAGATGTTTGTTGGTGCCAAAGAAGATGGAATCTCACTGGCAGCCGTGTCAGGATACCGCTCCTATCAGACACAAAAAGAACTATATGAGCGCTATGTTCGCCAAAGTGGTCAAAAAGAAGCTGATCGCTTTTCCGCAAAGCCAGGACATAGTGAACATATGACAGGGTTGTCGATGGATATCGCCGGAACCAATGGGCGTTGTGTTGTGACATCTTGTTTTGCTAACACCAAGGAAGCCAAATGGTTAGCTGCAAATTCCTACCGATACGGTTTTATCTTACGTTATCCAGCGGGGACAGAGTCTATCACGGGATATAAGTATGAACCTTGGCATTTTCGGTATGTCGGAATTCCACTGGCTACATTTCTTTACGAGGAGAAGATTACCTTAGAGGAATATTATCAATTGCACGTAAAGAGATGAATAACAAAAAGGAGCATTCCCTAATGGGTTTGCTCCTTTTTGCTTTAGATTTCATGATTTACAGAATACGACTCTAGCTTGTCTTTCACTACTTTAAGGAATTGGCCTACTACCCAACCGTCTAACACACGATGGTCAAGAGAAAGGCAGAGATTCATTTTGTCTCGAACCGCAAACATTCCACTTTCAAAAAAGACTGGGCGTTTTTGAATCGACTCAAAAGCTAAGATCGCTGCTTGTGGATGGTTAATAATCGGTTGAGAGGCAATGGAGCCAAACGATCCGGTATTATTCACTGTGAACGTTCCGCCTTGAGTATCAGCTAATTCTAACTTGCCGGTGCGAGCTTTTTCCGCTAAACGAATAACTGATTTCTGTAGCCCACGAATATTCTTTTCATCAGCGTCATGAATGACAGGAACATACAGAGAGTCCTCTGTTGCGACAGCTAAGGAGAGATTGATTCTCTTTTTTTGGAGAATGTGATCCCCTTGCCAGACGGAATTAAGTTGGGGATATGCTTTGAGCCCTTCAATCGTCGCCTCTAAGAAAAACGGCATAAACGTCAAAGGTATTCCTTCCCGTTCCATAAACGCTGCTTTTTTCGCTTTACGTAGCTCTACTAATCCTGTCACATCCACTTCTACCATCATCCAGGCATGTGGAATCTCCTGTTTGCTCGTCAGCATACGATTGGCGATTGCTCTGCGGACTGGAGTGACAGGAATCTCGATATCTTCAGGCTCCGATGTAGCAGGACTAACCATTGGTTTAGGAGTAGACGGAGCTACTGGAGCAATAGGCGTTGTTGCCTCTACTTCCGGCTCACTAGGAACGTTGATAGGTGCAGAAACTGTTGGTTCGTTCTTAGTCGCAACTGTTTCTGTTTTTGCCTCAGGGACGCCCTCCTCTACAGCTTTTAGTACATCTTTGCGAGTGATTCTACCGCCACGACCTGTACCAGTGAGAAGTTGAAGGTCGATCTGATGTTCATCAGCAAGACGTAATACTGCTGGAGAGAATCGTTTTTTAGCTGAAGTATCTGCTACTTTCGTATCTGTGATTAATTCTTTTGTAGTATCGACAACAGTTGAAGGTTGCACAACCGTTCCAGTTTTAGCAGTAGTTTCTTCTGAACCTACCACTTCAATTCGGCAAATAAGTTCACCTACCGAAACAGTCTGCCCTTCTTCAACAAGTAGCTCTGCCATTTTTCCTTCAATAGTAGCAGGAACTTCCGCATTTACTTTGTCAGTGGTCACTTCACAAATAGGATCATACAAAGAGATTGTCTCACCAGGTTGTTTAAGCCATTTGGCAATCGTACCTTCTGTGACACTCTCCCCTAGTTGTGGCATCCGTACATCTTCTTTCATTGGGTCTCCTCCTCTCTTAAAATTCTGCTAGATCACGCAATGCATTAGCAATTTTCTCTGGATTTAACATAAATTCTTTTTCTAGCGTCTTGTTATATGGCATTGCAGGTACATCAGGACCACAGAGACGGCGAACAGGGGCATCTAATTCAAAGAACGCCTCTTCTGCGATGAGGGATGCAATTTCTCCCCCAAATCCACCTGTTTTGTTGTCCTCATGCAAGACTAGAACTTTCCCTGTTTTAGCAGTCGCTTCGAGAATCGCTTCTTTATCGAGTGGAATTAGACTACGCAAATCCAGGACATGAACACTAATGCCTTCCTCTGCCAACTTTTCAGCTGCTTCGAGGGCATAGTGTACCATAAGGCCATAGGAAATCACCGTAACGTCTGATCCATCACGTTTCACCTCCGCCTTACCAAGCGGAATAGTGTAATCTTCTGATGGAACTTCTCCTTTGATCAGACGATAACAACGTTTATGCTCCAAGAACAACACAGGATCTTCATCACGAATGGATGCTTTTAGAAGCCCTTTTACATCATAAGGGGTACTAGGTGCTACGATCTTAAGACCAGGTACTCCAGCAAACAATTTTTCGATACTCTGTGAGTGATAGAGCGCTCCATGAATTCCACCACCATAAGGAGCTCGGATTACCATTGGACACTGGAATGTTCCATTGGAACGATAGCGGATCTTAGAGGCTTCACTAACGATTTGGTTAAATGCAGGCATGATAAAATCAGCAAATTGCATCTCTGCAATAGGGCGCATCCCGTAACCAGCCGCACCGATTGCCACTCCAGCGATAGCAGACTCTGTGAGAGGAGTATCGACTACACGATCTTCGCCAAACTCTTCAATGAGACCCATGGTAGCGCGGAATACTCCTCCACGTTTCCCCACGTCTTCTCCTAGCACAAAGACACGATTATCTCGCTTCATCTCTTCTTGTAGTGCCTTCGTTACGGCTTCGATATAGGTCATTACTGCCATTTAACGCCCCTCCTCAAAAAAGACATGCTGGTACATCACACTAGGATCAGGTTCTGCTGCGTTTTCCGCTACACTTGTCGCTTCGTTAATCTCATGGCGTATCGTAGCGAGCATGTCCTGTTCAGCAGATTCAGTCAGGAGGTTATGATCT encodes the following:
- a CDS encoding TetR/AcrR family transcriptional regulator, with translation MVSRQELRSEETKRGILSAAGTLFAEKGFDTVTMREIAKKAGCSHTTIYLYFKDKETLLYQLSMPPLEKLKQKMSDLLLRTDLVPEEKLKGVSKEFIEFCLHNRNMYTVFFNTKASRVDEEKPELELNRLRIELFDLLKQALQGCLSIKEEERLLAFTRITFFTLHGIVGTYHLSDEPLDTLLDRMTPTFAEAMEVLLLGFKQKR
- a CDS encoding Imm26 family immunity protein, translating into MTYIEIYLDSQNARLHIGFMGLELPAYNINYYYISQDLADYFGVINNYEVEDIVKKKRKESSGRWKIELDSESQCFVARSKRAEDLLELAIWILQRTKALKKEEEEEIRTKAINIMNNWIPPKSQRWKVGDIFVIPLQQEKYAFGQVLQDDSYRTVCALFEHCLGEPKLH
- a CDS encoding CDI toxin immunity protein: MNREWRKKRMQELIQQQKQNRPRSYSPLFLECVESLQPDVSILSDSDSEEIYSRMQIDFPFTFWGQVDWNVMSNKHTFQSIDEARSYFEKNMDLSNDRVYILWGYGDDPVLQAKLDSIFSSIELVECIGSDQFLYHPQKAIILELYHEGSITMGVSTSKFE
- a CDS encoding small acid-soluble spore protein H produces the protein MHVQRAQEIAASPVMANVTFNGERIYIQHVDDHNQTARIFPLDQPEREQTVSLNDLTEH
- a CDS encoding M15 family metallopeptidase; the protein is MEPRSRRASRQKKSDNNGIGKIAAVIVVSTLLIGLAIFFAINQEDKGAKNASEETKKETTPSTTEPTKPSSSEPQIELTEIQMLVNKEHGLDEDYVPPDLIVPKIKFVYQTAEIKQMQRVAAESLEKMFEAAKQDGLPLAGVSGYRSYKTQKILYNNYVKRDGQEAADRYSAKPGHSEHMTGLTMDIAGYSGKCAASDCFHNTKEAQWLKDNAYKYGFILRYPPGKEEITGYKHESWHYRYVGEPLAKFIYEKQITLEEYYETYAKK
- a CDS encoding M15 family metallopeptidase, which encodes MRKPFMTASFLLITLLFVYVDREESPYAMSQEKKEVEVPEPSVQADPVLKKESTPIPNKSASPKQKVASSKQSPSIQITSIQRLVNKQNGLPPEYVPPNLSEPRVAFLTQSSERKKMQKVAATALEKMFVGAKEDGISLAAVSGYRSYQTQKELYERYVRQSGQKEADRFSAKPGHSEHMTGLSMDIAGTNGRCVVTSCFANTKEAKWLAANSYRYGFILRYPAGTESITGYKYEPWHFRYVGIPLATFLYEEKITLEEYYQLHVKR
- a CDS encoding dihydrolipoamide acetyltransferase family protein, translated to MKEDVRMPQLGESVTEGTIAKWLKQPGETISLYDPICEVTTDKVNAEVPATIEGKMAELLVEEGQTVSVGELICRIEVVGSEETTAKTGTVVQPSTVVDTTKELITDTKVADTSAKKRFSPAVLRLADEHQIDLQLLTGTGRGGRITRKDVLKAVEEGVPEAKTETVATKNEPTVSAPINVPSEPEVEATTPIAPVAPSTPKPMVSPATSEPEDIEIPVTPVRRAIANRMLTSKQEIPHAWMMVEVDVTGLVELRKAKKAAFMEREGIPLTFMPFFLEATIEGLKAYPQLNSVWQGDHILQKKRINLSLAVATEDSLYVPVIHDADEKNIRGLQKSVIRLAEKARTGKLELADTQGGTFTVNNTGSFGSIASQPIINHPQAAILAFESIQKRPVFFESGMFAVRDKMNLCLSLDHRVLDGWVVGQFLKVVKDKLESYSVNHEI
- a CDS encoding alpha-ketoacid dehydrogenase subunit beta, translating into MAVMTYIEAVTKALQEEMKRDNRVFVLGEDVGKRGGVFRATMGLIEEFGEDRVVDTPLTESAIAGVAIGAAGYGMRPIAEMQFADFIMPAFNQIVSEASKIRYRSNGTFQCPMVIRAPYGGGIHGALYHSQSIEKLFAGVPGLKIVAPSTPYDVKGLLKASIRDEDPVLFLEHKRCYRLIKGEVPSEDYTIPLGKAEVKRDGSDVTVISYGLMVHYALEAAEKLAEEGISVHVLDLRSLIPLDKEAILEATAKTGKVLVLHEDNKTGGFGGEIASLIAEEAFFELDAPVRRLCGPDVPAMPYNKTLEKEFMLNPEKIANALRDLAEF